DNA from Elaeis guineensis isolate ETL-2024a chromosome 2, EG11, whole genome shotgun sequence:
TTCTCCCTTATTTGCTTTTTGCGAtcgttttcttctcttttctttccccAGAGAACACCATAAAGGCCTCCAACCATGAGAACTCCACTCAGAATGCTGCGACGACATATCACAATGGTAAAGTTTCCTTTAAAAGCATAACAGTATAATATGAAAAGCAGATTTGATGAAGCGCTAAAGGACACCTTCCCaaattaattatttctccaagAAGAACATAGGAGCATATGATTTGGATAATTAGAATCAATGGTGAGCCCATAGCCAAGAAAACGGGGCCCTTCTTCTCAATGGTCCATGACTGTAAGTAAAATGTGACTCCCGTGGCCATGATACCCTGTCATGCATCACTTGATCAAATTTTAGCAGCAAATAAGATGAGGGATATATCAACGCATGCTTTAGTGATCCATTATTATTTTTTGTCACCAAACAAGTAAttcagatttttctttcctttaCGCAAGCATGAGCAGCAAATTGATATGATACATTACAAACAAGCTATGTTGCAGAAACTTAATTTGAGTCTTCTTCCTTAACTCTCCATTTAACCTCTAATCAAGTGTTAACATAGAAAGGCATTATTTCTAATGAAGGGGTGCAATAGCTAAGCTAGTGCCAGTTTGCACTATTCAATTCTGCTTCTTTTCACTAGATTTATTTATTCTCACTAATTTTATGATCTGAAAGCTTTAGGCGGGTTCTGTGAGGAAGGTTTGGCAATTCTACGTCATGATTTCTTAAGAAAAGATGGGCTCTGGTGGAACAAAGAGTGCACAGGAAAAATTTcttaagagaagaaaagaaaaggaaaaatactTACGCCGTAAGTCACCGAGAGGAGATTCATGTTGAAGCCCAACTTCCACCGAGAAAAGTCCCTCTCAAATGCTAGAGCTACGAAGAATGACTGAATGGCGCCACAGAGACACTGAAGAGCGGTGAATGCAAGCTTGGCAGGGTACTCCTTCAGCACAAATCCCTAGTGGAAATTAAATCACTCTCTTTTGAGAACAAAAGATAGAACCAAATTTTGTAGGCCTGATCTCAGTCCTATTTGCAAATTATGCTACcttaatctaatttatatgataAACTGCAGGACCAGAGGACTCGAATAATTGGGAAATCtggtgcttagagcttagaagcATACCTGCAGGACCGTCCCTAGAGATAATGCTGTAGTAGAAATGGTCATAAGGAGGATCCCCAGGGCCCACTTGGAGTGGCCTCGATCGGTTTGACTCGCTCTATGGCCAAAGAGGTGATGATGGTTGAAGGATTTCAACTGGGGTCCCTTGAAGAAGGCCAACGTCAGGATGCCTGCTAGGCAGAGTACTATTCCAGAAACTTTGGCAATGCCCTGAAGCTTTTTTATCTTAATGGTTTCTATTCTATCATGAAACAATGATAACGCATGATTAAGATCTAAGGTTAAACATATATTTCTTTCAAGAAAGATAAACAagctcctttttttttaaaaaaaaaagaaaaggcatACTATGGGCTGCTACGCACATCTAAATTATACTGGAAAGGTTGTacccaaaaaaatatattaggaAGCATATTTTTGGTGTTTGAATGACTTAGGGATTGTCTCATTTTGATATAGAGCCTAGCAACCAAAGATTCTAGGTTCAAATGTTTTGGTGGAACATATCCAAAAAATTAGGATATAAGTAATTATTATATGGATATTCCTCCCTCTTTccctcaataattaaaaaaaaaaaaaaaaaaggaaggggagAGTCATAGTTTGAAAATGTCCGGATCGAAATGCTTTGGAGGAGCAAGGCTTTAAGTTTGGAACCCAGGAGCACTCCCACTTGGTGAGATGGTCCAGCCAGTGGACTCTGTCCAATTTATTAGGAAACAGAGAACACGGCAGGCAAGGTAGCCCCCAACTATAAAGTGGTGAGCTTAAccacagtgatttttttttttttttggaagagtgAGCTTTCTTTATTAAAAAAAGGTGCTGAGTTTAAAGTACAGAGAGGATTAGTTCCGATCATTCACAAATTTAGAAAAGATTTGTTTTTATGGTTTGCAACTGAGCTTGAATGACAAGCATACATGAATGAACACAACAAATTTAATATTCACAGTCTGGTTACTGAAGTTTTAAATTAATTCATTAGCTTGTATTGTAAAGTCTCTCAACCATGCCTAGAAGCTGAGATGTGTTTGGGTTGTACACACGGAagaatgatcaatttttttttaacgaCATCAACCACTGGATCATGCTTCTCATGGATCTCAAAAGCAGTTTTAACTTTTTTTCATCCATCTGTACGGTTTTTGAAGTGGCCATTGTGTGATGCAATGGTTGACGTCATGAAAAAGATAAATCATTTCTTTTGGCAAAAAAaacatacttttttattttttaacaataTATTGTGCTTCGGCTAATCACCCGGTAAAAAAAAGCAAACACGCATATGATAAAGACGCAAGACACAAATGTCTTAGGGTTGTAGTCACATGTATCCATCTCTAGTTGCCTCCGACTCATGCGTTTCATGTTGCGATCACAATATGAACAGTATTTCCCAAAAATAGACCATATCACAgtgggcttttttttttctttttaaagaagAAATCCTCATAGCTGGTTAGTCTCTAAAATTGGTAGGACTTTATATCTTCCCATGTTGTCCAACATACTAATTCTGTTTCATGGGACTTGTCTAATGCTCCTACTAAGTTGAGGGATTTGTTTGCTGACTCCATTGGATGTCATGTTCTTGTATAATTCTAGACACTAattcaatcaataaaaaaaaaaaaaaagaacatgtaGGATTTTTAAATAATGTCATCAAACCATACCTAAATAAAACAGCCAGAATAAAGGTAACCGCAGGAGCGGAATTTATCATTGCAGCTGCTGACGTTGTTGTTGTATAATCAAGACCAACAGAATATGTATCTAAGAATACAATAAGCCTAGACGGACCAAAAAAAGGTGGTTAGAAAAGCATTACAAATCTTAAATACTGGTAAATGTACAACTTCCTAGGCATTAGACTTGTTTAATGCAGAGAAATTGTATATTATGCCCAAACTATGGACCGTAAACTCATAGGCAGTAAAATTATTGGCTAAGATAGATATGCTGAATGGAGTTTTAATGGAAATATAAATAGAAAAtgagattaataaaaaattaatggttATATAATCTTGCAAGGTACATATCATCAGTATGATCGCTAGGAGTTGCATgtagtactttttttttttttttctagaataaTAATGAGTGCACCATCtgcaagagtttttttttttatttcttctttcctttttgtttGCATGCTATTGTTTGTATAAATTTCACAATCCTAACATGTAGTGCTTAAAACTTTTTCTAATAACAGCCTACAACAAAAGTTAAATGCATTATATCTATTTTTAGATATACCATAGTCATCAATTTGATATGAGCTGCAGCTAAATTTACAAGCAATAGGCAAAAGAGACTTTCAAATCATATGAACAACAAATTTCACTATCATAACATATAGTGCTCAAGAAAATCAGTCTGTCCAATAACTACCTCTTAGACCATTACCTAATTACTGTTCATTATGTGATAGTGAATTTCATTTCCATCGTTTATGATGAGattgtttatatttattttcattattaaattttacttaaaaatttaattcagatctgaataatatttgactttatatctttatttatttaaaataaatatataactaTACTTGATATCCAATTCATTCCCATATCTATTTACATCTATttaatatccataattatatttatatttactaaAAAATATAGGTACAATTATGAATGTATTGACATCCAAAAGAAactagctctttttttttttttttacttgaacATAAAATTAGATTCGAAACAACTTACCCCACCAAAGTAAGCAAGAAAATCTTGAAGCAGACCTTAAATGACAGTGGGGGAGCAATGTTCCTAAATAACAGAAGATGTCAACGAGAAACTAATGGAACATCAAATGGAAGAGAATGGAGCAATCATTACCTTTCAAGCACCAAAGCAACTGGTGACACAAAGAGGGTGCCAATAAGCTGCCTATAGAACACATAAATGAATGTGCTCATGCCTCCATCGAAGGCAGCCTTCGTAAGAATCTGCATGACCGCATATATAAAGCTTATGAGAAAGATGACCACATAAACCTTCATGTCCTCCATGACTAGAGTTGGGTTAGAGCTTCTCTGGAATCTGGACGGGAAGGATGGATATATAGAGGGATAAATGGGACGGCATATAGAAATTTGTCTCCTAAACTTAAACGGGTAGACTAAAAAGCTGGCGGTGGGCCAGGCTTTGTCTTAtagtttttattttagatttttcatGTAGAGTTATCTTTGCAAAAATAGATTATTACATATTTACCCtccaaaatttattatttatatgtatatctttcaaactatcctttttttttttttttggtatggatCCTCTCTTGTTAGCTTTTTGGCCGGAaacattaataaataattattttaagcaTATTATTACTCTTTTACATTAATATTTCTAAGCAATCTAACATTCAGTTTGCATCAAGAAGGGCTATGCTTTTATATAAACTTTTGTAAGAATATTGATGCAAAAAGGTAATCaactaatttatatttaaaatattatttattaatattgtCAACCAAAAATCTAATGAGAGGAATATTTGTATTAAAAGAAGGATAATCTAATGTGCACATGCAATAGTGATTTTTGAAAGATAATTATATATTTCTTCTGATAACAATGGGAGGCATAGGCCACGGGGTAACTTATTAAAGGGTGCATTTATAGTGTTTGTGCTGTGAACTACTTGAGAATATGGTTCCAATAATATACAGATGTCAACTTAGGAATTATACACAGAAAAGAGTTTATGTTGCTGACGCAATATTTAGAATAAAGTGCCTACTCAGGTTACAGGTGTTTGCTTAGACTCgtctccttttttttgttttcctaTGATTGTGAGATATGCATTTTTCTCCCTTCTATTTACAGTCAGAGATCCTAATATTTTACATACTATGCTCTATATTTCAACTATGGCTTTTTTGTTTTTGAAGTCCAACTATCAAATAAAAATGGAGCCTCCTTAGGCACCAGTATGGAGGTATTCGCTTGGAATTGAAAGGCTCTTttatctctctccttccatgtgcttcaaataattattatgattAAAGAATTATGCATTGCTCTTAGGCTTTTTtctgtcttttcttttcttttcgctATTGTGAGTGGGATGGAATCTTTCCGCTACCTTTCTTAGATGGCCCACTAGAAATGCATTGATCTTAAAGTGATGGGATTCCTTCTCACCAGCAGCACTCTAACATGTCAAATATCCcattaaatatattttgattaaataaaacAGATTAGCGTATGTGTGTTCTGTGCGTGAGATAGAGATGGAAGAAATCTAGCGTTGAGTAATTGTTTCTAAGAAAGATTAGAGCGAAAAGTATCTTTTATGTCAATTCTTTGGCTTCTggatgttattattattttttttttatccttttgTTCTTCTctaatctcttttttctttttctaattaataaaaatttttaggcaCTCTATCCCTATTGCTTGCTTAGCCAACCTACAATTGAGCCTTATGCTAACCAAGTATTATTTATAAATTgagcatagatttttttttttgttgataaaATGATCATAGATTTAGAATAAGCTTGCCCAATCAAACTATATCATATGTCCATTTTTCTAGGCCAATCTATTCCATTTCTGAATCGGTCTCAACACGTGCCTAATTCTTTATGCGCACTTTTAGATTATGCCtctgaaattaattttatattatgacaatcaataatatatatatatcgagAGAGCTACTAacaaaaatatcataattattttaattccatAATAAAATATGACAATATTATAGTTAtgttatattatactataatattttatataatattgtaTTCTAtgataattattaataatatgattgtatTAGAACAATATTACTATAATAAAGCTAAAATAAATATCCAATATTTATTGTATTGCTATCGAACTAATATTATAATCTTATTGATATGATAtagtattatattacaatattatgttataatataaatattttattaacatAATAATATCAATATTcctatgaaaattttaattttcagtttaTTCTAAAACTTAATAACTAAATAGATTTTAGCATAAATATCTCGGATAAGCTTTTATATTCTCATTTTCTTTATGGTCATATCATATGCAACCTTAGAAAATGAAAAAAACCGAAAGAAAGTCGTGGAGTTGACAATAATGCCCACTATTCGTATTGGTGATCAAGCTGGAAGTCCATAGGTGACAACTAGAAATAGAAAACAAAAAAATAGTATATAACTTCTCCATGAACTTTCTTTCTGTGCATGCCATTCGTGGTGCACCAATGCCGCCCCGTTTTCCTTCGTGCAGATATACTGGTGCAATGTGGGATGATTTGATCACGTATCATAAAGCACACCAACTTCATTCGATATACTGTACCAAAATTCTCGTTTATGTTGGTGCAAAGAAATGATAAAGTTCATGGACAAAAATCCTCTGATGCACATGCTAGAGAAAATCATTTAGAATGGACTTTCTTCTTTGTCATGTCTCCTATAGTATGCATCTTGATGTGGCAAATCAAGAGTCAGATCTTCTACTACGAATAAAGTACATACATATGTCCATCTCATaactttgtaaaaaaaaaaaaacaaaaaaattatgatatatgtaTGAAAAGTTGAGGCCGTCTATCTCTTTTCATCAAGCCTCTTTCCATCTATCCATTAAGCTTTCCATCCCAAGATGTACGTTAGATTGTCAAATAATTAATTTGTTAGGTATGTATTATATAACTGTGGATTGTATATTAGTGAATTTCATTTTTCAAAAACTATGTATCATTTTATTCGGAGATTTGTATTGAATTTaagtatatatcaaaaaaatttagaatatatACTAAAAAGCAGACGAATGTATATTACCTAATTATATACTATATATCGATGAGCGtgttattctaaaaattatatatcgatTTGTTTGAAGGCATGTACTAAGTTATTATTAagtatgtattaaaaaaaaacttatagTGTGTATCAAGAAAGCTAATGAATACATATTACCTaactgtatatatgtatatatgtgtcagTAAACATGATATTCTAGAAATCATATATCAATTTTTCAGAGATGTGTATTGAGATATGGGATGAATAATATGTAAGATATATATTatctaattatatattatatattaatgaatattatattttaaaaattgtgCACCAATTTTTTTTAAGAGGTGATGGAGATGTTGTTATGTATgtatcaaaaaacttaaaatataTATGAGCCAATCATCAAGTGTATATTAACCTAAACTCTGTATcacataatttcaaattttatattagaaAAAAGAATGCAAAACTTTTGCAATcctcaaaatatattatttttattagaatCAAAACCCTATGGATAGGCAGAGGAGGAACTTCTTATGAATGGTTGGAGAGAAACTTGatgaccagaaaaaaaaaaaaaaaatgcaggcAAGTAGACAGCCTCAAATTTCACAAGTgtactgtaattttttttttttcaaaaaaattatgagatgagTAGACTTCGCTGACAAGAAGAGTCCCATCTCAATATGGCTTTTAGATATGGTAAAAAAGAAAACCCACTCTATATGATTTTCTATTGTGCacggatcaaaaaatttttgtccCAAGGTTCACCAACCATTGCCTTATAGAATTCTTCAAGGCGGACATCATTACAAGAATTGTCCTATACAGAGACTTAAATCAGGACGGGGTTTTGATGGTAAAGCCAGCATAAGATGGGCTACACTCTCAAAACCACTAAACTATTAAGGCCATCAATTTACAAGCATCAAATCCTGGGGTGCATTTATTTCTCGATTAGAAATAGAATCAAAATCAAAGTAGATTGAAATAGAAATTGACATAACCATATTATCCATCATTTTTGGTGTGTGActagaattaaaataaaatttgaacacTAGGAGAAAgtataaattgaattttgaaggaTTGAAGTATTCCCATTCCTCTTTAGAATCGAAATGAGAATGAGACTCCTCCTAACTAAATAATTGGAATGAAAGTTACTTATTTATATTCTCATCGTAGAGTCCAACTCCTTTCAACCAAATATGCCCCGAGTATCTGCATGCTCATCCCATGAGCCATATAACAGTAGATCCACTTATCCATCCCATATTTATAAGTCAAAGCCATATCAAATCCAGCATTATATTGACATAGCCCCAACTCAATATTGCAGATCTGTATTCCTTTGCTCTTCGTTCATAGTCTTAATGGAGTAGGTGGAACATTTGATcctcttttctcaaaaaaaaaaaaaaaaaaagaaagaagagagagagagagaacagacCTATACTCCACGGTGCAAAGCCTCAAACTAGTAGATCTGATCCATGGGACTCTCCCTGTGCCAAGTTAATGGACCAGACCTTGTCACAATCCGTTTAGTTGAATTTCGGAATTCATTTTATATCTAAATGTCTTAGATTCTAGACTataccttttcttttcttttcattttttcccCGTTTGGATCCTTGATTCTATGTGCGAAGTCCATTCCTAACATCCCAACTGGCCAACAAAGCCAAATCtatttttcttaccaaaaaaaaaaaaagccaaatcTATTTGATGACACTTTAACATTAGATAGTGTAATATTATTGAGTAAGATAATGTGCCCTGAAGGGTTGCCGGATGACAAAAGCAGAGAAATTAGTGGGTAGAATCTACCATTGGATCTGCACACCAAACTTTGCGTGTCCTAATATAATATGCTAGTGCCGGACTCTTtatcaaaaaaggaaaaagaaaaaaggctaGTGCCGGACACGTCAATCATCCATTCAAATTCGATGGGACCGATGTTAGACGATGGTGATTCAGTATTGATGATCCAGATTATTTAAGGTGATCTTTAGATTGTTTATATAATaagaaattttatgatttaaaaattataatttatatgtcaaatgattaaaaaatatatatattattttattaaacttaaacaatccaaatttttgattatttgataTATAGATTacacatatctaaattatataatttttgatatataaataattttaaatataattttttaatactgaTACGACTGATCTGAGTAAATATCACCATCAGATCCTAATCAAACCCCCCtttctctctttatatatataaagagagagagggagagagatgatAAACAAACTATTAAGCAAAAATTATACATAAAGCACTTTAGCCATTGAGACTCAAGACCTCAACCAAGGGTGGTGGAGACTAATTTGTATCATATTAGCATACATTCCAGTGGTATcataattttctttttcttttctttttttgtagtTTGATAATTGCATAATTTACTCCAGTTATACGGATCCTAGGTTCAAGAATCTACATGTGATTGCATGAATAAATTTTCAGAAGATCAGAACAACAGGCAATTtacttatttcaattttatttgcaATCAATCTCCTTGTAGAACTTCTAACCCACACTATCAAGAGAATGAAGCATGCAAACAAGTTGAGCCAGCATCTTTTTAACTGTTATCTGAACAGCTGCCTCTAGGCATACTTTTGTTTCAAAATATTCATCCAAAAATAGTCAGCAGGATTAATTACAAATGGATTGCGTTAACCATGATTTCTATGTAGATTCTCTGTAATCGGGTCCTCTCCCTTTTTCTGTTATTGTCTCTGAAAAGCCGTTAGTACATGAGGAATAAGTTCCACAAGACCATCATTTCTCACAGACCAACAATAAAAAAAAGGTAATTCCCAATATCCTAGAGCAAACTTGAATTGCCTGAATACAATTTTGTTCTTTCGTTATTAGGGAAGTGGCAGCTATGTGGCTGCGCAGAGAAAAGCAATAACATATAGTCTATAAGAGGCAGAGAAATCGTTACAAAAATAATGTCAGTTCTATCAAACTATTGGCATCTCTGAGCTGCAATCCAGTCttaaaagggagaaaaaaaaagaaaaatttaaaatttaaaaacaaaCATTTCTCCTGAAATATCGCAATGTCAACATGACAACCTGAAGAGCATCTCTGCAAGATTAGCCAACCATGATTCACTGAAGTGTCAACAGCCTCAAGTCATTATGTAAAGCAGTTACCTCATAGAAAACAAGGCTCCAGCTACCCATAAAAACTGACTGCAGCAGTGTCACCTGAAAGAAGATCAATTTCAGCAAATTGAACTATATGGGATGGTATGATGGCAAGTAAATAGGGTGCAGGCTTCATCATAAAACCTATCaggaaattatatatatatatatatatatatttgatcagagcatgaaaaaattaaaatatagaggCCTGGGCACTGAGAGTCCTGCCAAACATGTGCACAAGGTATAGAAATCTCTATGTAGAGATTGACTATTTCCAAGCACCAGGGGGAGTTTGCTAGTTGTTGTTATTCTGTAAAATATGCTTGGATAATAGTCCACCCTTTCTGGCAGCGTCCATTGATGGGAGCAAGTTCTCAAGGAGGCCTTCCACCATTTGCCCACGAAATCACAGTTCTCAAGTCACCATCCATGAAGGCTTATTTATTTTGAAGAATGCACGTGCTCATTTTGACAATACGACAGAAGCCCATGCACTCCATGAAATTATACCATATTGCGTTAAATTAAGTACTACAAATTGCATATCAATGATTTTCTAGGAACATCATAACTTGCTAGTTCAACGGAATCATGTCATATATTGGCCTTTTCATATTGCTGAACTTGAAGCATTTTATGCTCAAAGAATCAAACTATCATAAGAATACATGAATAGCTGACAATATTAGCTCTACTATGTAATAAGGTATGACAGTAAGTGGAAGCTGTTGATTGGTTCGACAGAACAGGCATCCAGGATGTTGATTAGggctcctgctagatctatgcATCCACCTTATAAGACTCAAAAGAGCAGGCACGAACCCAGTCCAGGGCCTGACTTCATAATCGATGTGCTTCGGTCACGCTCCTTTGTTCACTCGTGAAATGGTTCTAGTAGACAGTAATTTTTGCAAGAATTTCTATTTAATATTTGCCTACCGTTCATTGTAAAATGAGAGATCCTGATTTCTCTTATGGCAACTGATTATATCCTGGCAAAGTCCAAGTATGAGGGGCAAGTGCTGTAACTTTGGACAAAATCCAAGGGCGTCGACAGTTGTAATTTTTGCACGATTCAGGGTGAAGGTGGTGACGTAATTTTTGTGACTGCAGGGGGGTAAAACTTGAATAACCTAATACGAATAAATAGCTCTTCATTGACAGCTGACAATCAGGCCAAATCAAATTGGATATGAGTTAAATCAGATGCAGATAGGATCAAATATTCATCAACttgatctttttattaaatatatcaaaaatttatatttaaatataatttatttattaaataaataatttgatcatatttatataatctatttattaaataaataaaattagattaaatagatgAAATTGATTAAatggatttttaattgattaaatatatttaaataggttaaacatatCAAGATTAAGCTGATCGGATTAAATAGGATAGAAACATGATAAGAAGAttttaaataagttaaacaaAACTTAAATAGATTAAAAGGGTCGGGTTGTGATTCGTttcaattattaaataaattaaaataagttaaacGGATCAAAGATTGAAACTTGAACTcaatccatttaataaataaatcgaGACAGATTGATTCATTTTATGACCCAAACTGATTTGTGTCA
Protein-coding regions in this window:
- the LOC105051811 gene encoding WAT1-related protein At5g64700 isoform X3; its protein translation is MEDMKVYVVIFLISFIYAVMQILTKAAFDGGMSTFIYVFYRQLIGTLFVSPVALVLERNIAPPLSFKVCFKIFLLTLVGIETIKIKKLQGIAKVSGIVLCLAGILTLAFFKGPQLKSFNHHHLFGHRASQTDRGHSKWALGILLMTISTTALSLGTVLQGFVLKEYPAKLAFTALQCLCGAIQSFFVALAFERDFSRWKLGFNMNLLSVTYGGIMATGVTFYLQSWTIEKKGPVFLAMGSPLILIIQIICSYVLLGEIINLGSILSGVLMVGGLYGVLWGKKREENDRKKQIRENEKACLEEKETAIPAQGVLV
- the LOC105051811 gene encoding WAT1-related protein At5g64700 isoform X2, with protein sequence MEDMKVYVVIFLISFIYAVMQILTKAAFDGGMSTFIYVFYRQLIGTLFVSPVALVLERLIVFLDTYSVGLDYTTTTSAAAMINSAPAVTFILAVLFRIETIKIKKLQGIAKVSGIVLCLAGILTLAFFKGPQLKSFNHHHLFGHRASQTDRGHSKWALGILLMTISTTALSLGTVLQGFVLKEYPAKLAFTALQCLCGAIQSFFVALAFERDFSRWKLGFNMNLLSVTYGGIMATGVTFYLQSWTIEKKGPVFLAMGSPLILIIQIICSYVLLGEIINLGSILSGVLMVGGLYGVLWGKKREENDRKKQIRENEKACLEEKETAIPAQGVLV
- the LOC105051811 gene encoding WAT1-related protein At5g64700 isoform X1, with the translated sequence MEDMKVYVVIFLISFIYAVMQILTKAAFDGGMSTFIYVFYRQLIGTLFVSPVALVLERNIAPPLSFKVCFKIFLLTLVGLIVFLDTYSVGLDYTTTTSAAAMINSAPAVTFILAVLFRIETIKIKKLQGIAKVSGIVLCLAGILTLAFFKGPQLKSFNHHHLFGHRASQTDRGHSKWALGILLMTISTTALSLGTVLQGFVLKEYPAKLAFTALQCLCGAIQSFFVALAFERDFSRWKLGFNMNLLSVTYGGIMATGVTFYLQSWTIEKKGPVFLAMGSPLILIIQIICSYVLLGEIINLGSILSGVLMVGGLYGVLWGKKREENDRKKQIRENEKACLEEKETAIPAQGVLV
- the LOC105051811 gene encoding WAT1-related protein At5g64700 isoform X4; translation: MEDMKVYVVIFLISFIYAVMQILTKAAFDGGMSTFIYVFYRQLIGTLFVSPVALVLERNIAPPLSFKVCFKIFLLTLVGLIVFLDTYSVGLDYTTTTSAAAMINSAPAVTFILAVLFRIETIKIKKLQGIAKVSGIVLCLAGILTLAFFKGPQLKSFNHHHLFGHRASQTDRGHSKWALGILLMTISTTALSLGTVLQGFVLKEYPAKLAFTALQCLCGAIQSFFVALAFERDFSRWKLGFNMNLLSVTYGHSEWSSHGWRPLWCSLGKEKRRKRSQKANKGE